One window of Watersipora subatra chromosome 3, tzWatSuba1.1, whole genome shotgun sequence genomic DNA carries:
- the LOC137391594 gene encoding membrane-spanning 4-domains subfamily A member 4D-like, giving the protein MARRTGVDTAVLVAGILMLILTLSLCGTSIATLGLTYLEVEASVFQLVAGGWYFLTSVLAIAAGASGHKCPYVSSIVITIFAILISLGATIVAAFVAFGDLFSKHSNIIFGPSTILPDFHLNVYLGRDTEEILSSLPVGVFIINGISFILLIVLSALSCSGTCCNSPRTFHPPQQFAVTTGGYAPVPVPPAYVSQYPPPPQDINGLANPTYDMAPGSVVRSQ; this is encoded by the exons CTCTTTCTCTGTGTGGTACATCTATAGCTACACTCGGTCTAACATACTTAGAAGTTGAAGCGTCTGTCTTCCAGCTGGTTGCTGGTGGTTGG TACTTTCTGACATCCGTCCTTGCCATCGCTGCCGGAGCCTCCGGTCACAAATGCCCG TACGTCTCTTCCATCGTCATCACCATCTTCGCCATCCTGATATCTCTAGGAGCGACGATTGTGGCAGCTTTTGTTGCCTTTGGTGACCTGTTTTCTAAGCATAGCAACATTATTTTCGGCCCGTCTACGAT TCTGCCCGACTTCCACCTGAATGTTTACTTGGGCAGGGACACTGAGGAAATACTCTCGTCGCTGCCTGTTGGCGTTTTCATCATCAATGGCATCAGTTTCATCTTGCTAATTGTCCTTTCAGCTCTCTCTTGTTCTGGAACTTGCTGCAACAGCCCTCGG ACATTTCATCCACCGCAACAATTCGCAGTAACTACTGGTGGCTACGCACCTGTGCCAGTACCTCCGGCTTATGTTAGTCAGTATCCACCACCTCCTCAAGACATCAATGGCCTAGCCAATCCTACCTATGACATGGCGCCTGGATCAGTTGTCCGATCTCAGTAA